ttccatttgtctgtgtgaaatttataataaagttgggaaacaaaatgtattttgttattgtctctctgaaaataaaatgttatgattcaaatagtgtgtgatttttttttatttgtgttatcttTTATTGTTACTTCAGATTAagtataaatgcattgaaatgtgaaagctagtttattaaattgtatgaattactaatatattaaatgaaaacaattcttaatgtgaaaaaacaaggtgtgaaagcaattcttttttatcaacagaattagttggtgtaaaatttgaatctgatattaaatacattaatattttatttgaaagttcataagtaatttgagaagtaaacaattatatgttaatttataaaatacatgtattacctgtcactataataaaaaaaatcatcaaaaactttaaaaagtcttaatgattaatttaatttcaagctttaaaaaatattttcaaggaaaaaataaaacgatttttaacagcttttaataaaataaaaaaaactctattaaaacaagaaaactaacaatacctcaatgtatatatctaataaatttacaacttcgaaagttttaatgttattaaatggtcaatacGCTATAGAGGACTTTCAAGATTTTCTATCATgtcgtttcttttattcacacgggaaaaaataaatcttgaattttatgcaagattaATGTCTTAATATTTGgaatagtaagttatttttaagtgaatttaaaatatatctaaacatcaaggaagaaagcaGGATTCTGCTCACGGCAGGCAATCATCCTAATCGTGTGACGTCACAAactagttgtgaggccttgtattacggaggtcgtgATTCACCACACCAAATCGGTTGACGATTTCCCCCTgttttgccccattttttgattcacggacttccgatgatcaaatttgatcaacggttttccgcatgcgcagttctcaagaaggacaactgttacattagttttcaaacaaacatggaggatttagatacattggaattattgcagttgatatcagattggaggtgaataatttacactgacagagtttctgatgtggatttgttagatgaatgtgattttgtttccaatgcattttatctttgagaagGAGAAATTAAGCATCAATATCTTACGAAACAGTGCTGTAACTactgaagagaaattgtgtattgccttacgtttttttgcttcaggaagtcatcaacaaataattggtgATTTCGATCAAACTAGCCAGTCATCATGTTGCcgggctataaatgaagtatctagatgtatagctgaaatgaggccaagattcatttacctaccaaataatgaatctgagcgacttgaggtatgtttacatttatcccttttacatcgttcatatgggaatccctttttattgttattatatccgagttgatttttgattattattttctggaattaaaattagaatctgtcatttgtataattccgtgaacattcaaatttttgaagcaaaggaattataattaaaagaattttctaaacttattaatgccttttagaaaactcatcaagtttagtacgattatactgttttttgtcaatactgttttacagttttttgttccttaaaatgcttccattaaaaacattttattgcatattttctatttggttaatctaatgacttgctaataaaataagttatttcatatctatacatattcatatcatttgtgtagtcttatagtttttttaattatgttattatggcgatataagttattaaaaattgataatgtatgtatgtaatattttttcaaatcatttttaattaacttttaatattacttttataactagaattcatctgtaacagtttttgcatttgttatgctataagaaaattttcccattctttacatagacagtgtacatgttaatcaattttaaccttgctccttttatttttcaattttgtaaatctgtaaaaatataataaagaattcaagtattaaagattatttgcaatataaacttaacattttaattatgctttattccatattgaaaaatcttattcttctacccctaccattataccactgtatatcaaagattatggcagatttttgtatgaataaagcaagaagggtttttgagaaataaccacctaaataataaatatgttttcgttgaacaaataatattttaagattaggaaaaaaaatattctttctgtagaatattttccaaagttatctgaaatcacttacaaatattttagaatgcacatttctagtgattgagaatagaatatcttatgtcttttttttatatatataaaaaagttttaaaaagtactgtataaatgaattctaaatttagttacaaaaaatggaatttttgacttatatcaaatattataatatttaaaatatttaatattataatcaaacaaattataatatttgtgtttatactatcaatttttaagtatgtcatgtaagtattattgttaaattagcaatttttttcattagttatttataatattataattaattcttatttcacatttctcagattaaaaacttgcaaagatatggaagaaataaggaacagccttttccttctgaaaaaaaaagaaaagaaagaaagaaaagcaacaaacaaaaaaatctttttcatctgtctggtgatgattatacaggattgctttttgtatttttgaaactttcctgtatgactcatttccatgatTGTACACTGTTTTCATATGGGtatataagttgttttttttagtaaattgattttttgttattatttattttatagaaaaagaattattgcagtttttattatgattaataattagaaatttaaagaaattacttttgttacttataaattgtgtgatataataatgtgcttagtcactcaatatagctaatctcttttacaatatcagtttacttcagctttaatcttcaacaatgtgtataaaattaacattttttaaagaaatcaaattttgatctttgttatctgctgaaaatgattcccaatttttattaatgttttccttctcattacataacaaattttagcATTATTTCTAATGTGTTCTCtacctgattattttttgaatttatctgtatagaaatgactaaataattccttattcccatctttgaaaatcaaatgtatttttaatttgatgttgttctttttatgatttatagaaaatgacatgcATGCATGGCTCATATCagtgtagttattttttagtggttttatgtgctcattatcttattacaatatgtatatgtattagagaaataaaaagacgcatatagaagaattttgtattaagaatcagcattaatgttgcacctctattgacactttcttgtaattcttgtagaagaattttgaattaataatcagcatgaatgttatattttaaagtacctttaatggaactttgttttaatgcttgtagaagctgtaacttctctgtcagaattttcttttgtaattcatatgttacttttcgagtcaaatttgaataaaaagatttttctatacagaagtccttttttaattttgtatattttaagacattctgagaagtgtgtgaaaaacaaagaaaatagattaattgggatttgaaaattttggaatttgaaaaacaagtatagataataacttatccgagttaattcaaatttctacaaattatgatgcaaatataaaattttaaaaaagaggtttttattttaaaaattcaacttaacttaactgacagtttaatgtaaccttttagaataatatttaagatgatttcaagaaaaaaaattttgtgaaaaattcttttacttttttgaaacatttcaatttggatcatctttcatcaaatttaaatatagaaagagattccttgtttaaatacacaagatcctgagttgaaaaatttgacaattaaacaaaggaaattatgctgacttaacagtatttagttagatgttgtgctcataggtttatgatttcaggaagtaatgattgtcatgaagatatgaataattaaaaacatcattggaaattaatataataaagtgacagatattattcaagtatgagtagaaactaaatgttaaaatatcaaaaaattaataacttttttggtacaaaatcctgggaataaaaaaataaaaaggcaaaaacttgttgaaacaaatggaatttcacatttacttgaaagaattaaaatatcattactagtttctgacaggctaatcaagttaacctgtgttgctttttgattaagtttgaatcatcaagcagaaagtgttaaaaaatgtattgttaattgtagatgttttgccactcaatttatttgaacaaaagtgaatgcttatgatgtgcaaattaatcatttatttcattcagggatatcaattctaaaataagtatggttttcatcaatatttacattatttttatactgatttgtaaTGTCAAGTACATGTTGTCAAGTTAACAATTagcccattcaaatttaaagagttgttaaattcattgtttacaaaaagttttagatatgaggtataaatgagcttcttcacttccacaataactatatactatacaaatttattgcatgaatatttattttggtgaaatagctgttggtcttcaatattcatatacaattttcactgacttttgtttataatttgaatcttctgatttgcagcatatattctgaatgtatatattcttcttatatgtatatattctgacatttataactataaaattatatcttttttaacaaaatatatgtaaaaattcaatattctgatagttaataaaagaaaatttttccatatttgcttttcgatagaaataaaagcataccacagaataagtattttttacttttattcagctttgagggaaaaaaattatctcaaaaactactgaatatgtagacagctaatacatatttaaatattgacaccaaaaacaatcttagtattttttttaaatataatatattgtggaagtttaaaacctatttgtttaaaaataaatgctgaaagtctaataacaatcttaaagagaagtttgtaatatatgctataaacttcatgcaaacaattatatgggattgccagagatatcattgcaatttaaataacctttggaaattgaaatattttgtgtaaatgaaaattatttactaatatgaaagtcataatacttgtaagcaagattttatacactacatttcctcctcttttattatattaaaaatacaggatactacaatttttgttaaattcattgtttagaagaaacttcaatgaactcctcacttgcgaaatcagtttgcagcagtttgttatttctattgtttatgtatatactctataattatataaaaaatgtttaaatatttccataagtaaattaactaatttaaggttaatataagcatttttttcaaaaatttaattcagatagaccttttgtaaaagtttaattcattggaaaactattcaaagcacagctaatatgcatattctcaattcaaaagagagcaaatgctcaaatgttttattacataataatacagtggaaatttaaaatatacttggttaataatgtatagtcagagaaacaatcctacgaaaagctataatatcatgtaagcaaATCGGTGAGATTATCACTAGGCAATATCACCTTTGTTTTCTCGTTTGATCTTATAACATTCCTTGTACACAtctgggaaagaaacaaaataacaacaaaaacacgaaacagcgccacccatcagctgataatcatgtgatatatatacaccaatgaagatccatttccggttgaaaaaggcagaaaaagctgCTTGTCGTATCGAAGAggactagcgtctcaatcgcaacgtaatccctatgggatgggcgaatccattatgaaccgtacttttcacaggtaggtacgtttacccgagaggggcagcagggataaacgttggcttttaaatgttgagttgtagctcaacgaTTATCCCGGTTCAGTTGAATCGTTTTTCGTGGATCACGAGGGAATACGTTGTCACTACTTTACCATGTGAATGTGGATATAGTTTTCCTCtctattaatgtctatttttaaatcactatttcttatctttgaaaatgtttacaaatttgttcttgtgttgcatttcataaacggatcgtatataatttttagaaatgtataaaattacattgtgaatgaagaggtaatgtgatatttaagtttcatagtatgtaatatggaaataaagcaaatcattaaccatttcattttcatacttgttgattttttttgtcattatattactcttgtgctttgtagttttaagtaaatgcatgttaaattcttgtaaaggtaataaactaacaggaatgaaataacttattgtatttaaataacacGTTTTGTGAGTAGAAGACATATAACCAAAACTTAATGATCTaggtcatctttatttttaaaaaaataagtaaaataacttttacaaaaatttagaaaaataattttataaagtgcttACTGTAAAAACAACTTTATCACAAAGTTTATTTCCTACTTGGGGATCATAGTGTAATAATAGACATAGCATGTTGAGtaagtatatattgtaatatttattgtatatcaagTCAAACCTTTAttcaagaaacaattttcttaaatggattctgattttattaatgtttgattgagatttattttactatattataaatttttactatcacaagttattttcctcttctcaataaataaaacaaattgtgttttattacttaacagataaatctcattaaatgagCTGTAAAAATATGAaccaaaactattttcaattcatgttttattgataatttaagttcttttgtaattattgattttttttaaacataggactatttaaattcaattttcttatgataagtataagattatattcaattacataaaagtattaaaatgtaactcCCTGCGAATGTTTCGGaggatataagtttttttttaatactggttttctttaaattagggTTTGTTTTTCTAGTTATTAAGAAATCAATGTTATATAGAGTTTCATGTTCATACTTGCAGCTTcctcagtatatttcaaaatataaatattcttgaaagattaatataatgGTCTTTTAAAAGATGTCcagaatattcacaatattgcagCCTGTTACTGACATTCtgaatataagaaatgaataaatctctttttttaaaaaatgaaactactaaattttccagttaataactgaaaaagaagtgatattgaactaatatattttacaaatatagaaagcCTGAATGTTCAGCATGTCACATGTTCTAGTAGCACCAATATGTTTCcatgtgaaaacttttttaaagagggTTAGTGGAATTTGGCATCATTCTATTTAGTTGTAGATGCCTCGAAAtggggaaaattattttatggtcaccctgtagtttaattacacaaaatttttgaaatatggcaaaatgaagttttaaaaaaagtaaaaattggagcaaaataattatagttaggaaagaattaattttacctgCTAAATCAtgcagcagttatttttttcatgtttaggaGTATGGAATATAATATCctgaaaattctacaattaaataacaagctaatattgaattttgaattaagcaataacacttggaaaaatagaaatatagtcaAATATCAAGTTCTTATTGGTTTAAcagtataatataaacaaattaacatatgaaataaaaactaaagaaaataaataatatatagcactgtattaaaattttttttgactaaacTTTAATAAGTTAATGTCATAACTAGGCAGTTTTTAGAGTGATGAAAAATATAACGTATCGATTGTTAGCTTTATacagctataaaatgtaaataaatgtgttcgtggtaatttttttcagattgttgtTCTGcgacataaaatcatatttacagtGTTTGGGAATAAAGTAATCGTGCTATCTTCCTTTTGTGAATAA
The Argiope bruennichi chromosome 6, qqArgBrue1.1, whole genome shotgun sequence DNA segment above includes these coding regions:
- the LOC129971345 gene encoding uncharacterized protein LOC129971345, translated to MNVILFPMHFIFEKEKLSINILRNSAVTTEEKLCIALRFFASGSHQQIIGDFDQTSQSSCCRAINEVSRCIAEMRPRFIYLPNNESERLEIKNLQRYGRNKEQPFPSEKKRKERKKSNKQKNLFHLSGDDYTGLLFVFLKLSCMTHFHDCTLFSYGK